The DNA window CTCAAATCGATCAAGAAGGACGGGACTGACTTTCTTGTCACGGTAGAAACGGACAGCGAAACGAAAGATTTGCGCGCCGACCTCGTCGTCCACGGCGCGGGCCGCGTCCCAGCAATTGACCAGCTCGATCTGGCCGCAGCCAATGTCGAGGCGGGTGACAAGGGCGTTGCGGTCAACGCCTACCTGCAAAGCACGTCCAACCCGAAAATCTACGCTGCCGGGGATGCCGCCGACACGCAGGGCGCTCCGCTTACGCCTGTCGCGGTTTTCGAGGGCAAGGTAGCTGCGTCCAATATGCTCATGGGCAATGGCACCAAGCCGGATTATTCGGGAGTTCCGAGCGCTGTATTTACCGTACCAGAGCTAGCCCGTGTTGGCATGCTCGAAGAGGAAGCACGAGAGGCCGGGCACGATATCCGCGTCGTCGAGAATGACACCGGCGACTGGTATTCCAACCTTCGCGTTGGCGAAAGCTGCGCTGCAACCAAGGTCATAATCGATAACGACAGCGACACTATCATGGGCGCTCATTTACTCGGCCCCGAATATGGCGAAATTATCAACTTCTTCGGTCTCGCGATCCGCCTTGGGCTGACGACTAGCGATCTCAAGAAAATGGTTTCAGTCTACCCTAGCGTGGGATCGGACCTTGGCTCAATGGTGTGATTGTGTTGAAGAAACGGTTGAATAAGGGCTTCGGCATTTTCTGATTTGCCGACACAGAGAGATGCCTGCATTGTGAACCATGCACGCTCCATTTGAGTCGACGAAATGGAGATCGACTAGCCGAAGCTCTTGAGCTCGTGTGACACGTCTATCCGACATCGCGCCAACGGATGATGTCGGCAAACCCGATCAACCCGTCGAACAGCGCCGCGACGACGAGGGACTGTTTACAATGGACCTGGTAGCGTTCGCGGGCCATCTTGAGATGCTGAATGACGGTTTCGGTACTGATTTCGAGTATCATGGCCGTTTCAGCTGCAGTCTTCCCTCTTGCAACCCAGAGCAGACACTCCCGCTGCCGATCGGTCAGGGAGGGAACCTTCTCATCGAGTCTTTCTGAGCTCAGTCCCAGTGCACAGCTCAAAGCCAGCGTCCCGATCACTTCCGCGACGGCGAAACGCCGTCGGGGCAGTTCTCGATCGGGTCGAACAGCAAAGGTGCAGGTACCGCGCCCTATCCCGGGTAAGTGCCGCGGAACGGTATAGCCATTGCCAATTCCGCATTCCCGGCCAACATTGAGCATCTGACGGTCGCCGCGCGTGAGAGGGACGAGTTCGTCAATCCAGTCCCAGGCAAAACCGATGATGGTCTTGTCGCAGGCTCTTCGCACCGGATCCTGCCCTGCGAGGTCGAAGGCGATATAGACTTTCGCCCATTCGTCGGGATAGTCGTGCAATAGCAAGCCCGGTGCCTCGCACGATGTCGAACGCATCTCCAGGCTAAGTGCGAAGTGGTCGAAGCCAAGGCGTCGGGAAACCTGTTTAAGGGCGCCATCGAGTTCAGTGTCCGAACGAACATTGATAAGTTCAGTTGCGAATTCCTCCGCGAGATATGCGTACATAGACCTGCCGTTCGATCGGCAGCACGC is part of the Novosphingopyxis iocasae genome and encodes:
- a CDS encoding LuxR family transcriptional regulator; translated protein: MYAYLAEEFATELINVRSDTELDGALKQVSRRLGFDHFALSLEMRSTSCEAPGLLLHDYPDEWAKVYIAFDLAGQDPVRRACDKTIIGFAWDWIDELVPLTRGDRQMLNVGRECGIGNGYTVPRHLPGIGRGTCTFAVRPDRELPRRRFAVAEVIGTLALSCALGLSSERLDEKVPSLTDRQRECLLWVARGKTAAETAMILEISTETVIQHLKMARERYQVHCKQSLVVAALFDGLIGFADIIRWRDVG